The genome window gtcttcatcatcatcttcgcctacatgtataattatattattatcaataacagaatcaatcctgatatctcggtctaacaaaagccgggtaatcaaataaaaacagatcgaaaacacttgaaaaacgtggtctatgcgcacgaaacgacaacggacgactgttttagcgtcacaaaatggcggcccataacgccatttggggttaccatttttaatctaagtataaaaatgcggtttggtcatagttttatttttatatttcataaacgttataattaagtcttatagtccattattttccaattcttaaaaagaaaatcaaaacgtattattttatattataactgtataagaacagattacgatacttgcctgttatttttagcacagcactacaaaatataaaccgctgacataaccttgtaatagcgcagtatagatttagaaaaatattgtttaccaagttatttgacactcagtttggcacaaaattataacattcattgattattgatataataatgttgttttaatgctcctcaattgttaaaacggtaaacaaccagcaaaaatatttttatcgtaactgcaacgccattgcaaagttacgtcgtcagttcaatcgcgacgtgtcaggaacgcattctctgaatggccgaactataattgacccagcatggaagtaagcatgcaacatgcagcaagcataacttctgtcacggctccggcgctgcggggctccggcggtcccatgcgagcttatcgtcgcagatggttttcacgctcaccaccgcagcttcggcttgctggccggcggagccggccagcctcagccgcggcggcgagcgctgaaactacctgcgcctcagctcgcaggccgcctcgcccctccgcgcctacgcggttttgaattgcactctaggggtagggcagacaagactacgtggagtcggttttgcagcgattcgttttcgtcactatacttcggccgttcagagaatgcgttcctgacacctatcagttatagttcggccatttagagaatgcgttcctgacacgtcgcgattgaactgacgacgtaactttgcaatggcgttgcagttacgataaaaatatttttgctggttgtttaccgttttaacaattgaggagcattaaaacaacattatactCGAGCTTTGTCCTCAGGATTAGCATTAGGTATACTTGTAGTAACACATACGGTGTCGCCTATTCGCACTGATTTTTGAGGtagatcgattttttttttttttttttgtgggtatCCTTAACTCACCCATCTTGCTCGAGCGCAGCACTCGTCATTCACATTTCAGTGCTCCGCCGCTTCGCACATAAAAATGGGAAAACGTTCTCGTTCTCGTACCGAGCACGACTATGAGTCGTTAGCAAAAAAAGTTAAGTCGTTAGAAAAATTGTTGCGCGCTCGGAAAGATCGACAACACGTGACACGCCACCGCCTGTCCTCCACGTCGTCATCGTCGTCATGCACCTCGTGCTCGTCGAGTGATAGCTCCGCGGGATCGGGCCGCAGCCCCGCCGCGCGCCCTCACGCTTACCAGGACCTGTTTTGTATTGAAGGTTAGTACGTACACCTACCTAACATGTGCTTATTTTAAATGGTACTGCGGTTAACCTGTGGGGTTATCACTTTACCAAATACATAGTTCAGGTGTAAGAAATAGTGTTGCGGGCAGTCTTTGGGGCTGTCACTTCACAATATTCGCCTTATGCTATAAAATGTGGTGTTGCGGGCATTCTATGGGAATGTCACTCTACTACATACATAGCTCAAGTAATGCGGGCAGTCTTTGGGACTgtcactttaaaatatttaccttatGCTATATAATGTGGTGTTGCGGGCATTCTATGGGAATGTCACTCTGCTACATACATAGCTCAAGTAATGCGGGCAGTCTTTGGGACTGTCACTTTACGCCTACCTACTCACCTTGTGAGGGTTCTGCGGGCAGTCTTAGGGACTGTCACTTAACCCATATGACGTAGATATATGGACAAACATGTAATCATGAATCACGTCAATCTTAGGTGCACCGGCGATCGAACCTGAACCGTCAACAAGTGCCGCTCCTCACGTCGCTCCGCCATACCCGCCGCCGCAGCGCACCACCCCGCCGTCACCCGCCGTgccgccgccaccgcctccGCCGGGTCCCGCCGTGGCCGATACTGTGGAATCGCCGCCAGCCCCAGCGACAGTTGACGCGAACATCTATGTCACAGGGACAGAGCCTGCACCACCAGACTCGCAGGTGACACCTCAAATTAACGATGAGATTATGCAGCTGCTTGGTGAGGACCCCTCCCAGAAAAGAGTCTATGGAAACGACATCCAACCTGACTTGGCCGTACGTCTCCAGCACGTGGCTACTTCAGGTCTGTCTAAGGAAGCCCGGAAGGAACTTTTGGATAAATACCTGGTTCCCGCTAACTGCACCTTGATCGATGCACCCTTACTGAATCCAGAAGTAAAAGTTGCCATCCCCGAAACTGTCCACAAAAGGGACAAGGGtattgaaaacaaacaaaagcaaatCGCATCCGCTATAACCTGTATTGCGCAAGCTCTCACCTTGCTTATATCATCTGAACAGACTGCCTCATCCACAGAACTTATTAGGCTTTTAATGgatgcacaaaaaatattatgcgaTAGCCAAAACTCTGATTCGCTTGTGAGGAGGAACTTTATACTCTTCGTCATGAAAAAAGAACTTAAAGATCAGCTTCAGGCGacaaaaattgataatttcctTTTTAGTGCTCAGCTAGCAGATACGCTTAAAGCTGCAAAAGCTATAAACAAAACAGGAGGCGACATGAAACCTGCACCTCCCAAACAGCCTGCTAAAAAAGTGACAAACCCAAACGTACAGAAACATCATTTAAACTGGCGAGCCCCTCCCCAGAGCCACAGGTCGAAGGGAACCCAGAGGCGAAAGGAACCTGCACCCAGGAATCGGCACGAGCCCTCCTCGAAACAGTCATCGCGTCCAGCAACGAGCCGCGGCCGCCGCTAGACACGGTAATGTACGCCGGACGACTATCTAATTATCTTAACCAATGGTCCCTCATCACTAATGATAAGACTATACTGTCTTGGGTCACAGGTTATCGCATTCCCTTCTCGCAACCTGTAATACAACACTCACCACCTATggtaaaaatacttacttcgCTTGAGAAAGTACAAATGAATCATTCAATAAAAGAGCTTTTATTGATCGGTGCAATCGAAGAATGCGATCCCTGTGATGGTCAATTCGTATCACCTACGTTTCTAGTACCAAAGCCTAACGGAAGGACGAGATTTATTCTAAATCTTAAATctctaaataaatttatttcaacaaaacattttaagcTTGAAGATCTACGTACAGCTATAAATCTTATAAACAAAGGTTATTTTATGAGCACTATTGACCTTAAAGACGCTTATTTTTTGATCCCTATACATGGCGATCATAAAAAATACCTTAGATTTGAATTCGATGGAAAACTGTTCCAATTTAATGTCTTGCCTTTCGGCCTCAATACTGCTCCGTTTGTGTTCACTAAAGTAATGAAACCGGTTATTAGTTTACTTCGGTCGTGTGGCTTCCTATCTACTATCTACCTAGATGATATTTTACTAATATCAAATACGTATGAGTCATGCGCGAGTCAAGTCTCTTACACAATAGGTTTTTTACAATCTTTGGGTTTTATTatcaacaaagaaaaaagtGCATTATACCCTAAAACAAACTGTAAATTCCTGGGATTTATAATTGACACTGAGAACTTACACGTTTCCTTGCCTAacgaaaaaattcaaaaaatcaaaaaagaaatagaaaaatttaaaatacttacacgCTGTAAAGTAAGAGAATTTGCTCGCCTCGTGGGTTTACTTACCTCTGCCTGCCCTGCCGTCGAATACGGCTGGCTTTACACTAAGGAACTCGAACGCTGTAAATACCTTAACATAAAAGATGATAACAATTACGATAAATACATGTCTATACCCCCGTCTATACTGCCGGATCTAGATTGGTGGTCACGAGCAATTAATAACtctgtaaacaaaatcaaacaaaacaggTTTTGTTTGGTTATCTACAGTGATGCCTCAACAACGGGGTGGGGGGCAGCCTGTGGGGAGGAACGGGCTAGTGGTATGTGGTCTGACAGCGAACGCTCGCGACATATCAATTATCTAGAAATCCTCGCTGCCTTTTTTGGACtaaaaatttttgcaaaattttgttATAACTGCCAAATTTTATTACGAATCGATAATACCACCGCCATATCATATATTAATCGTATGGGTGGTATTCAGTTTCCTCACCTAACTGACGTTACAAAACATATTTGGCAGTGGTGTGAAAgtagaaaaataatactttttgcttCATATATAAGCTCCACGGATAATACTATCGCGGATGCCGAGTCTCGTCGCGTTCATCCAGACATCGAATGGGAGCTGTCTGATCACGCCTTTATGCGCATAACAAAACAATTCGGTATCCCCGAGATAGATATTTTCGCCAGTAGgttaaacaaaaaatgtataaaatacatatccTGGCATCGGGACCCCGACGCCTATGAAGTAGATGCATTTACTATTTCTTGGAACAGTTTCTTTTTTTACGGATTTCCACCTTTTtccataatattaaaaacacttAGAAAAATTGAAAACGACCATGCAGAGGGCATTATTGTAGTTCCCCATTGGCCTACACAGGCATGGTTTCCcttgtttaaaaaattactaGTGTCTAACACTCTAATCTTTAAACCCAGTGATAACATAATCATTTCCCATTCCAGCAACCGAGATGTTCATCAGAAGATTACCCTGGTTGCCGGAATATTATCCGGACGTCGCTCCTGAGAAAAAGTGTACCTACAAACTCAATTCCTATTATGATGGCCTCGCTATCAGACAATTCCATAAAACAGTACGACACCTGTCTTAAAAAatggtttttgttttgtaaatcaaATCATACTGACTTATACGTAACTTCTGTTCCAACAGTCATACATTTCCTTACTCAGCAATACGAATCTGGTGCTCAATATGGAACTTTAAATAGCTGTAGGTCCGCTCTCTCTTTAATTTCCGATCTAGACCTAGGGAACGATCACCGGATAAAACGGTTCTTAAAAGGGATTTACCGATTAAGACCTCCTCTGCCCAAGTACAATACTACTTGGGATGTCTCCCTAGTTCTTAACTATTTAATGTCCTGGTATCCCAATAAAAATCTAAACCTagaaaaattatctaaaaaacttgcAACGCTCCTTGCCTTAATTACCGCACACAGAGTCCAGactatttccaaaataaacatcaataaCATAGAAGTTCTTTCaaatgaaattcaaataaaaattcccGACCTAATAAAAACGTCTCGTGACGGGGCTACTCAACCTACTCTCATCCTACCATTTTTTAGAGATAAACCAGCCATATGTCCAGCTACTACACTAAATTCTTACCTGCTGATGACGAACCCACTACGTGGCAGTGAAGTTCACTTATTTATTAGTCTTAAAAAGCCTCATAAGGCTGTTACATCACAAACTCTGAGTAGGTGGATAAAAAATACTCTTTACAGCTGTGGTATAGATACTTCTGTGTTTACTGCACACAGTACTAGACACGCAGCCACCTCTAAAGCTCATAAAATGGGTATCAGTTTGGACTTGATTAGGAAGACAGCTGGTTGGAGTGGCAGCTCCAATACCTTTTGGCGTTTCTATAACAGACATATAGTTATAGAGCAACAGGAGAATCAAAACTCCTTTGCTAATAGTGTCTTGTCTGATTAGGACTTAttcattaatattgaaataattaataagtTTGTAAAACTAACCACTTTATTTTTTACCATAGTATAGTACCATTTTGTTCACTTAACATAATTTTCTTGTTAATGATGCTTGTATGATTATTTGTACCCAAATAAGTATAAATTATTGATcataattaatcattaattgcGTTATAAAACTAATCACGTActttataatttgatttataCCAAAAGTATGGTGCCTTTGTTGTTCATATTAATGATACTTATGTATGCTCATttctaaatacttaaataagtatttaaataaatttgcaTTATTCCTAATGTGTTGATATTTTCATTAAGTCTCAACATCTACAAGTATACCTAATGCTAATCCTGAGGACAAAGCTCGAgtataattaatgattaaacgaacttacctgtaAGTGAAGTTCTATCCTAATTATACGAAGAGCTTTGTCCGAGGGATTAGCATCCCACCCTCCCGATCCACCGGGCCTATCCCCTGGTCATGCAAATATCAACATTTGTATTACGTGTATCGATCGACAGGGTTGATGCTCCGAACTAAATGACGAGTGCTGCGCTCGAGCAAGATGGGTGAGTTAAGGatacccacaaaaaaaaaaaaaaaaaaaatcgatctaCCTCAAAAATCAGTGCGAATAGGCGACACCGTATGTGTTACTACAAGTATACCTAATGCTAATCCCTCGGACAAAGCTCTTCGTATAATTAGGATAGAACTTCACTtacaggtaagttcgtttaatcattaattattatatcaataatcaatgaatgttataattttgtgccaaactgagtgtcaaataacttggtaaacaatatttttctaaatctatactgcgctattacaaggttatgtcagcggtttatattttgtagtgctgtgctaaaaataacaggcaagtatcgtaatctgttcttatacagttataatataaaataatacgttttgattttctttttaagaattggaaaataatggactataagacttaattataacgtttatgaaatataaaaataaaactatgaccaaaccgcatttttatacttagattaaaaatggtaaccccaaatggcgttatgggccgccattttgtgacgctaaaacagtcgtccgttgtcgtttcgtgcgcatagaccacgtttttcaagtgttttcgatctgtttttatttgattacccggcttttgttagaccgagatatcaggattgattctgttattgataataatataattatacatgtaggcgaagatgatgatgaagacaccacctcctcaagcaaatcggagtctgataaatattctgttcgcacattcaattcaatgtacttgtaacaaagaataaataaaacaattttattatatgaatattaccattttttggtttccacttaaataactaaaatataaaacaaatgattccgccaatttaaaacgaaaataatcttaaaataatgcggcggttcattttgaaggaacggtaacgaactcagtgttatgttgtgcccatcactagtcgtgactaactgataggtgtcaggaacgcattctctgaacggccgaagtatagtcacgactagtgatgggcacaacataacactgagttcgttaccgttccttcaaaatgaaccgccgcattattttaagattattttcgttttaaattggcggaatcatttgttttatattttagttatttaagtggaaaccaaaaaaaggtaatattcatataataaaattgttttatttattctttgttacaagtacattgaattgaatgtgcgaacagaatattaatcagactccgatttgcttgaggaggtggtgtcttcatcatcatcttcgcctacatgtataattatattattatcaataacagaatcaatcctgatatctcggtctaacgaaagccgggtaatcaaataaaaacagatcgaaaacacttgaaaaacgtggtctatgcgcacgaaacgacaacggacgactgttttagcgtcacaaaatggcggcccataacgccatttggggttaccatttttaatctaagtataaaaatgcggtttggtcatagttttatttttatatttcataaaagttataattaagtcttatagtccattattttccaattcttaaaaagaaaatcaaaacgtattattttatattataactgtataagaacagattacgatacttgcctgttatttttagcacagcactacaaaatataaaccgctgacataaccttgtaatagcgcagtatagatttagaaaaatattgtttaccaagttatttgacactcagtttggcacaaaattataacattcattgattattgatataataatgttgttttaatgctcctcaattgttaaaacggtaaacaaccagcaaaaatatttttatcgtaactgcaacgccattgcaaagttacgtcgtcagttcaatcgcgacgtgtcaggaacgcattctctgaatggccgaactataacttcaatttttaatacaatttttaattgtgtgtaatttgagtcttaaaaattaagtacaatttttgattttataaaaaattaaaccgtcacttatttttgcacgtcaaagagctgtgacaccgggagttgcaaagaacattgtcttttttgacgttctaccaatcagcgcgcaagatgcattccgttctacgccagttgacaatttgaccgctctacatcgctctcgatcttacaaaaagactgaccaatcagggagagctttcggacagttgacaatttgacaatttctcatcgatagattataatatagcgaaaaataatgcgttaaattgcaatcaggtgttacggtttacaataattcgacagtttacaatctctcgagatagattgtaatctaacgatgtttgtaatcttacggtgacatatatatctcattattattttgtatgtctcttccagacctcgggactacagagttccgaatttttgggaggcaaacgtgaggccaaagccaacacgctgaagccctttataCACagcgacaattatccctttatacactatagaaaggAACCCAAGGACgatccccggtgaacgtcgttaaaaaaaagacaatctgtgctataccattgctaactgtggatgaatactacttgggctattgtgatgggatgctaatggactaggaatggggaaactacgggaactttggcacctgccgatgacaatgtattagatacatgtaaaaatggcagatggagactcgccagctcacttactgggcccccgggaatctgtcactgaatagcaacaaaagggcaacagggacatgagcggctaaagtgtgaggatacctcggcggattttaaacgcagattacgcgctccctgtgggtcacttaccacgaggcacctatcctcggagcagggctactaaccctgctcaagcgactccactctggatggtcaagccaagccagaggcgtgagacctacccccgtcatggttcactccgaccggccggagatgggggacagtatactctccctggagaactcagtatatatgccccgcggggtcgctactccccgtcatcagcctcagatgtcctgcgatgcttattgtcgttattatctcaagagcctttgtcccaattatgttagggtcgacttccagtcactatgcaactgagtaccagtgttttaaaaggagcgactgcctatttgacctccacaacccggttaaccgctcaacccaacacccctcagtaaaactggtcagacttactggcttctgactacccataacgactgccaagaatgttcaatgacagccggatataatacagtttaacatcccctccaaataacggtcattggtatccaaaatatacgtagaaagtacatacgaacttagaaaagttgcattggcaggtacttgccagacctggaattaaagacgcacgctcatacttgagagattggttctctacccactaaaccaccacgacttccactaagtcatcacgactttgtcatctcagtaacatttaatgtttttttacgtaacaatacgtgtaatatttttgccacacacaacttaaatgcggactaattagaatcaatacttttatccctatggtcacgtctattgcggttcagttctcagcgttttgtttagtctgctgtgcttttgccgttaaagtacaaaaattaaatatatggaacatttctaatggctatgcgtattccgttgttttcaagtcaacgggcccttaaaattcaatatcagacgattcagatctttgattttgctgaccccgtagtcgctggcataagggacaggatccgcgtacgaagtcgcgggcagaagctagttttaactaaaataataatctatactaatgttataaagctgaagagtttgtttgtttgaatgcgctaatctcaggaactactggtccgatttgaaaatttctttcagtgttagatagcccatttatcgaggaaggctatggctactttttatcccggtacgggaagtagttcccacgggatgcgggtgaaaccgctggcaaaagctagtatttttatatgtacgCTCACCTGTAGATGTCTCACAGGATCAGCAACAACCGTATTATTAGTGGCCACAGCGGCCGCCAACAACGGCAGCGTGGTCGGGAACGGTAGAGGCGACAACAGCTGTTGATGCTGTTTATCCTGGCCCAACTCTTGGAGGAGCAGCACCAGTTCCATACGGACGGAGGCTAGACCACCGCCCCCCGCGCCGTGTAATGAGCAGTAGGATAGTAGGGTTCGAAGAAGGGTTTCGTTTGCTGGAAacaattttagtgtttttgtctatcaaagttgtattttttaagCTGTATAGTTGATCTGATTGAGGGTGAGACTGGCTGTATTTCTTAAACGGCACACGTGTATTTGGAATGGAATGGCAAGCGACGTTCCCGCTAAACCTGAAGCTAATCAAAATCATTg of Helicoverpa zea isolate HzStark_Cry1AcR chromosome 15, ilHelZeax1.1, whole genome shotgun sequence contains these proteins:
- the LOC124637174 gene encoding formin-E-like yields the protein MGKRSRSRTEHDYESLAKKVKSLEKLLRARKDRQHVTRHRLSSTSSSSSCTSCSSSDSSAGSGRSPAARPHAYQDLFCIEGAPAIEPEPSTSAAPHVAPPYPPPQRTTPPSPAVPPPPPPPGPAVADTVESPPAPATVDANIYVTGTEPAPPDSQVTPQINDEIMQLLGEDPSQKRVYGNDIQPDLAVRLQHVATSGLSKEARKELLDKYLVPANCTLIDAPLLNPEVKVAIPETVHKRDKGIENKQKQIASAITCIAQALTLLISSEQTASSTELIRLLMDAQKILCDSQNSDSLVRRNFILFVMKKELKDQLQATKIDNFLFSAQLADTLKAAKAINKTGGDMKPAPPKQPAKKVTNPNVQKHHLNWRAPPQSHRSKGTQRRKEPAPRNRHEPSSKQSSRPATSRGRR